A region of the Desulfobulbaceae bacterium genome:
ATGACAATTAAAAATGATACTGACAAGATCTCAAAAATAATGACAGAGATTGATGCTATTGCCTTTCAGACAAACCTGTTGGCGCTTAACGCTGCCGTTGAAGCAGCGCGAGCGGGAGAGGCGGGTGCCGGTTTTGCGGTTGTTGCAGAAGAGGTCAGAAATCTTGCTTTACGAACGACTGAGTCTTCAACGAGTACTCAGAGTCTCATTGAAGTGGCTATCCGGAATGTCAACGCTGGCCTCAGTGCTGTTGATAAAGTTGATGTGGCTATGGCCGATATTTCTCAAAGCACAAAGGCGAATACGGCCCTGATTGTAGAGATTAGCACAGCAATGCACCAGCAAACAGAAGGAATTGGCCAGATTAATAGGGCAACATCTGAGATGGAGTCGCGAACGCAAGGTCTTGCCGCGGGATCAGAAGAGTTAGCGGCGGCATCTATGGCCATTTTAGGGCAGACAAATGTCTTGTACCAAACAATTGCTGATCTTGTTGAAGTTATTGGGGGTAGCAAGGGTTTAAATGACATAAAGGCCAGAAAACAAGAGGACTCCACAGGCGACTATGGCCAGGATGTGCCAAAACTGCCGGAAAGCTAAAAGCTGTGTTTCAGGTGGTTCAGGAGATTTTCCATCGTTGCGTTGATAGCGCTGAAATTGGTGCCGGCAACCATGCTATCTGCAGACTGAATAAACTCTCCGTCGGTTATTTCATCGCCGCAGTTTTCAATTAAGCCCTTCAGGCTTTCAGCTGTTGTCTCCAGATGGAACTGGAGGGCAACGACCTTGTTGTTATAGATGAACCCCTGAGTTTTGCAGGCCTTGCTTTGAACAAGATGGCTGGCGCCTTTTGGCAGGTTGAAGGTATCCCCATGCCAGTGCATAACAGTAAGCTCTTCTGGTAAAATTTCCTTAAGATCATCATCAAGGTTGTCCTTCATAAAAGAGACGGGAAACCAGCCTATCTCTTTTTCTGCATTGCTATAGACTTTTTCACCTAAAGCATCGGCTATGAGCTGAGCGCCCAAACAAATTCCAAGGACTACCTTGCTGTTGTTAATGGATTCCTTTATGAATGCTCTTTCTGCTGCCAGCCATGGGAAGAGGTGATCCTGGTAGATGTTCATGGGGCCGCCCATAATTATAAGCCAGTCGAACGCATCCTGTTGTGGAAGTTGGTCGTTTTGGAAAAGTCGAGTCACTGAAACTGTGGCATTGTTCTTTTGCGTCCATGTTTCAATAGACCCCAACCCTTCAAAAGAGACATGTTGTAAATAATGGATTCGTAGAGTTTTCATTGGTCTTTACTGCAAAGATTTTTTTTGATGTCAAGAATAGGTGTCTGGTCTAAGGCATCAACACCTGTAACAGAGATCATGGTGCCGGATATGGCAGTAACTAAAAGTTCGGATATGGCAATTGGGTTTGGTCGTGCTGGGCTGCGAGTAGAAAAGACACCTCGAATGGGCCTGGATGTATCTCCGCGGGGGTGAACCTTCAGCAAGGATCGGTTGGCCTGGTTAAACCAGAACAGGACAATTATGGTGTCGCCAGGTTTAATACCATCAAGACCCGGCAGGTATTGGTCGTCAATCTCTAAGGTGCCGCTTTCTGAAGATTCGGTGAAGCTTTTAGGGGTATGCTCGGTCTTTGTGAGGCCGCAGTGTAAAATGCCAATAGGCTCAAGTGTGATTTTACTCATAGTGGTTAAAAACTCTTGCACTGAAAGGGTTGGTTTATTAATATGACCGCCTGGTCACATTATGGAAATTTTATTATCACAACCCAAGCAGACATTTCTGAACCTGACGGCTGAAAAACGGGCTTCGATTGAGGCGGTTCTTGTGGAAGAATTTGCCACAAAAGGCTATCAGAAGGCAAGTCTTAATGCAATTGTAAAAGAGCTTAATATTGCCAAGGGTTCATTGTACCAATATTTTGAAAATAAAGAGGCGATTTTTCTCTATGTTTTTGATTGCTTTACCCGCCTGGTGAAAAAATCAGTAGGGGCAGCAGTAGATAGTGAGCAGCCATGGGAGGGTGATTTTTGGCATGCTGCTCATGAGGTTATGCTTGCTGGAATCCGCTTTATTGAGCGTTATCCTTTTTATTTTCAGCTCTATCTGCAGGTGTTGCACGAAGAAAACATACCTCACCGGGAGCTGTTGCTGGAACGAGTCCGACTTTTTTCAAAAGAGTATTTCGGACCCATGATTGAGGCGTATCAAGAAAAAGGTGTTTTTGTCCAAACGCCGGCAGCGACAATTATTTTTATTATTGACGCTGTGATGGATCGATTTTTCCAAGGCTACGCCAGGCAGTATCTTGATGGTGGTCTTGACTTGAATCAAAAAAAAATAGCTGATATCGAGTTGGAAATTAAGCAGATACTAACGACCTTGAAGTTTGGATTTTCAGCACGAAAATGAAGGACTACTTAGATTTGAAAACTCTGTGTGTTCGTGTGCGTCTTTGTGTTTTTGTGGCTGATAACAAGGCAGTTTAGGGTGAGGAGACTATGGAATCGATGATTGAGCAAGCCGGGTTGGGTGATATCCTTATTAAAATTAAGTCCAATGAGCGTCTTAATGCTGAAGAGGGAATACGACTGTATCAGTGCAACGATATCTTGGCGCTTGGTTACCTCGCCAATATTGTTCGGGAGCGGATTAATGGGAATAAAACCTATTTTATATATAATCAGCATATAAATTATTCAAATATCTGCACCAACCTCTGCAAGTTCTGTGCTTTCGGTAGGGCTG
Encoded here:
- a CDS encoding TetR/AcrR family transcriptional regulator produces the protein MEILLSQPKQTFLNLTAEKRASIEAVLVEEFATKGYQKASLNAIVKELNIAKGSLYQYFENKEAIFLYVFDCFTRLVKKSVGAAVDSEQPWEGDFWHAAHEVMLAGIRFIERYPFYFQLYLQVLHEENIPHRELLLERVRLFSKEYFGPMIEAYQEKGVFVQTPAATIIFIIDAVMDRFFQGYARQYLDGGLDLNQKKIADIELEIKQILTTLKFGFSARK
- the tsaA gene encoding tRNA (N6-threonylcarbamoyladenosine(37)-N6)-methyltransferase TrmO, yielding MSKITLEPIGILHCGLTKTEHTPKSFTESSESGTLEIDDQYLPGLDGIKPGDTIIVLFWFNQANRSLLKVHPRGDTSRPIRGVFSTRSPARPNPIAISELLVTAISGTMISVTGVDALDQTPILDIKKNLCSKDQ
- a CDS encoding type 1 glutamine amidotransferase, translating into MKTLRIHYLQHVSFEGLGSIETWTQKNNATVSVTRLFQNDQLPQQDAFDWLIIMGGPMNIYQDHLFPWLAAERAFIKESINNSKVVLGICLGAQLIADALGEKVYSNAEKEIGWFPVSFMKDNLDDDLKEILPEELTVMHWHGDTFNLPKGASHLVQSKACKTQGFIYNNKVVALQFHLETTAESLKGLIENCGDEITDGEFIQSADSMVAGTNFSAINATMENLLNHLKHSF